A genomic region of Dickeya solani IPO 2222 contains the following coding sequences:
- a CDS encoding GNAT family N-acetyltransferase, giving the protein MSAIVIEDAGAEHIAAIRDIYAHHVLHSLATFETEPPDETEMRQRWQKIQDAGLPWLVATENQQVLGYCYLGLYRARFAYRFTLEDSIYLHPDHLGKGVGKRLLSAALLQAERQGYRQVVSVVADSGNQASLQLHLSLGFAQVGTLRSVGMKHGCWVDTALLQRALGEGDASLPPV; this is encoded by the coding sequence ATGAGCGCCATTGTAATTGAGGATGCCGGGGCGGAACATATCGCCGCCATCAGGGATATTTATGCTCACCATGTCCTGCATAGCCTCGCCACCTTTGAAACCGAACCGCCCGATGAGACGGAGATGCGCCAACGCTGGCAGAAAATCCAGGATGCAGGGCTGCCCTGGCTGGTGGCGACAGAAAACCAACAGGTGCTGGGATACTGTTATCTGGGGTTGTATCGTGCCCGTTTTGCCTACCGTTTTACGCTGGAGGATTCGATTTATCTGCATCCGGATCATCTGGGAAAAGGCGTCGGCAAGCGTTTGTTATCCGCAGCATTGTTACAGGCGGAACGACAAGGATATCGCCAGGTGGTGTCGGTTGTCGCTGACAGCGGCAATCAGGCCTCTCTGCAATTACATCTGTCGCTGGGATTTGCGCAGGTAGGGACGTTACGTTCGGTGGGGATGAAGCACGGGTGCTGGGTGGATACCGCATTGCTGCAACGTGCGCTGGGGGAAGGGGATGCCTCGTTGCCGCCTGTCTGA
- a CDS encoding alpha/beta hydrolase: MEYTILSVWRRLLTAKTLALLLAFGLPTLTACGRSTTPPLGQSSFADYQQQTEQWVRQHRAFQSGDTRQELSWNTPQETRPAGQPRKGILLVHGLGDAPGTFSDVAPVLAQQGYLVRTVLLAGHGTRPEDMIPVSIDDWRQVVAEQARLLQHDVDEVYLGGFSTGANLALEYALEHPEIRGLALFSPAIRSNETFDFLTPLVAPFRDWLRTPRPGTPAQLATRYLRVPTNGLAQYYRSSLAVRRLLWRQDYDRPVLMVVAEHDSVLDAPYLRQLFRTHFTHPASRLIWYGQPDSAMTNRERVRADRLPEWRISQFSHMSVLFAPANPLYGNNGSVILCGNGPVSPTGSQCRDRSRLWYSDWGYQEEGKTHVRLTFNPYFDWQNGIMREVLAASGQTQPR; encoded by the coding sequence ATGGAATACACGATCCTTTCTGTCTGGCGCCGGTTGTTAACGGCAAAAACGCTGGCGCTGTTGCTGGCATTCGGGCTACCAACGCTCACGGCGTGCGGCCGTTCCACCACGCCCCCGCTGGGGCAATCCTCCTTCGCCGACTATCAGCAGCAAACCGAACAATGGGTGCGGCAACACCGGGCGTTTCAGTCCGGCGATACCCGGCAGGAGCTGAGCTGGAACACACCGCAGGAAACTCGCCCCGCCGGTCAACCCCGCAAAGGCATCCTGCTGGTGCACGGGCTGGGCGATGCGCCCGGCACCTTTAGCGATGTCGCCCCGGTGCTGGCGCAGCAAGGATACCTTGTCCGCACGGTACTACTGGCCGGACATGGCACCCGGCCGGAAGACATGATCCCGGTGTCGATAGACGACTGGCGGCAGGTGGTCGCCGAGCAGGCCAGACTGCTGCAACACGATGTGGATGAGGTGTATCTGGGCGGGTTCTCCACCGGCGCCAATCTGGCGCTGGAGTACGCGCTGGAACATCCTGAGATCCGCGGGCTGGCATTGTTCTCTCCCGCCATCCGCTCCAATGAAACCTTTGACTTTCTGACACCACTGGTGGCCCCGTTCCGGGATTGGCTGCGCACGCCTCGTCCCGGCACGCCCGCACAGCTGGCGACCCGTTACCTGCGGGTGCCCACCAACGGTTTAGCCCAGTATTATCGTTCCAGCCTGGCGGTACGACGCCTGCTGTGGCGCCAGGATTACGATCGTCCGGTGCTGATGGTGGTGGCCGAACACGACTCGGTGCTGGATGCGCCCTACCTGCGGCAGCTATTCCGTACCCACTTCACCCACCCCGCCAGCCGTTTGATCTGGTACGGCCAGCCGGACAGCGCCATGACCAACCGGGAACGCGTGCGTGCCGATCGTCTGCCGGAATGGCGCATCAGCCAGTTCTCGCATATGTCGGTACTGTTCGCGCCGGCTAATCCGTTGTATGGCAACAATGGCTCGGTGATACTCTGCGGCAACGGCCCGGTGTCTCCCACGGGCAGCCAGTGCCGCGATCGCAGCCGGCTCTGGTATTCCGACTGGGGTTATCAGGAAGAGGGGAAAACCCATGTGCGCCTGACCTTCAACCCGTACTTTGACTGGCAGAACGGCATCATGCGAGAGGTTCTGGCGGCGTCCGGCCAGACACAACCGCGCTGA
- a CDS encoding MFS transporter, translating to MTTTSVSHPPAARPSLYKTLFATCIGNALEWFDIAVYGFFANYIAHAFFPTQDPAVSLLLAFGSFGVSFLIRPLGAVVLGAYADRAGRKASLLLSISLMLLGGAMITFMPTYASIGLAAPLLIMLARLIQGFSAGGEFGSSTAFLVEHFPERRAFIASWQFATQGASTLLASAFGLGLSQSLSEAQIQEWGWRVPFAFGLLIGPVGLYIRRHVHEPAGFEQAQKSQAPIKTLFTRQKALFLIAVGLMVISTAINYMLNYVPTYATKTLHLPPGVAFSATLIAGIILTVVTPLVGLWAEKVGRLPLMWGSLLLLAVTIYPAFWLMTQYLSAASLIVVVGWMALLKSVYFSTVPSMMADLFPISTRASGMAVSYNVAVTVFGGFAPFICTLLISATGSSLAPSYYLMITALLSVLALWQAQQRQR from the coding sequence ATGACGACGACATCCGTTTCTCACCCCCCGGCGGCGCGCCCCAGCCTGTACAAAACGCTGTTCGCCACCTGCATCGGCAACGCGCTGGAATGGTTTGACATCGCGGTATACGGCTTCTTTGCCAATTACATCGCCCATGCGTTCTTCCCCACGCAGGATCCGGCGGTATCGCTGCTGCTGGCCTTCGGCAGCTTCGGCGTCTCTTTCCTGATCCGGCCGCTGGGCGCCGTCGTGCTGGGCGCTTACGCCGACCGCGCCGGACGCAAGGCCTCGCTGCTGCTATCCATCAGCCTGATGCTACTGGGCGGCGCGATGATTACCTTTATGCCCACCTACGCCAGCATCGGCCTGGCCGCCCCGCTCCTGATTATGCTGGCACGTCTGATTCAGGGCTTCTCCGCCGGCGGCGAGTTCGGTAGTTCCACCGCATTTCTGGTGGAACACTTCCCTGAGCGCCGCGCATTTATCGCCAGTTGGCAGTTCGCCACCCAGGGCGCCAGCACCCTGCTGGCCTCGGCGTTCGGTCTTGGATTATCGCAATCGCTGAGCGAAGCCCAGATTCAGGAATGGGGATGGCGTGTCCCATTCGCCTTCGGCCTGCTGATTGGGCCGGTGGGGTTGTATATCCGCCGCCACGTACATGAACCGGCAGGTTTCGAACAGGCGCAGAAAAGCCAGGCGCCGATCAAAACCCTGTTTACCCGTCAAAAAGCGCTGTTTCTGATTGCGGTCGGCCTGATGGTGATCTCCACCGCCATCAACTACATGCTGAACTATGTCCCCACCTACGCCACCAAGACGCTGCACCTGCCGCCCGGCGTCGCCTTCAGCGCCACGCTGATCGCCGGCATCATCCTGACGGTGGTCACGCCGCTGGTCGGGCTATGGGCGGAAAAAGTTGGTCGGCTACCGCTAATGTGGGGGTCGTTGCTGTTGCTGGCGGTCACCATCTACCCGGCGTTCTGGCTGATGACCCAGTATCTGTCAGCGGCATCGCTGATTGTGGTAGTAGGCTGGATGGCGCTGTTGAAGTCGGTGTATTTCTCCACCGTGCCGTCGATGATGGCCGACCTGTTCCCGATCTCCACCCGCGCCAGCGGCATGGCGGTCAGCTACAACGTAGCGGTGACGGTGTTCGGCGGTTTTGCACCGTTCATCTGTACGTTGCTGATCAGCGCCACCGGCAGCAGCCTGGCGCCGAGTTATTACCTGATGATCACCGCGCTGCTGAGCGTGCTGGCGCTATGGCAGGCACAGCAACGCCAGCGCTGA
- a CDS encoding methionine synthase independent: MRTVKKPYPPFHAEHVGSFLLPHRLKQARQAWRQGLMTHDRLTEIENEEVLNVVERQKACGLSAITDGELRIRDGITDFFSCLAGIVVDDTALPDGDMLSRLRVVGKLDFDDAHPFLTHYRFLHRAVGDDGEILAKQTLPSPNMLMYPAIRNNDVYPSLDAFCDDLVAVYRKVIQAFYRQGCRYLQLDDLFWARLCDGQVMERENAAGFELRDLLERCTRTLNQALAQRPPDMFISLHICCRRFSPNWVYGCGHEVMGYAMANLAVDSLFIEYDDRRPVGLEPLRQVSCQKVVLGVVDARSAVLETLGSVKMAVNTASLYVPLQQLAISPKCGFGHCGKDDITEEQQWAKLRHMVNIAREVWTLPE, translated from the coding sequence ATGCGCACAGTGAAAAAACCTTATCCGCCGTTTCACGCCGAGCATGTAGGCAGTTTTTTACTGCCGCACCGCTTAAAGCAGGCCCGGCAGGCATGGCGGCAAGGGCTCATGACCCACGATCGGCTGACGGAAATCGAAAACGAAGAAGTGCTGAATGTGGTCGAGCGCCAGAAGGCTTGCGGTCTGAGCGCGATTACCGATGGCGAACTGCGTATTCGTGACGGTATCACCGATTTTTTCTCCTGCCTGGCGGGGATTGTCGTTGATGATACGGCCCTGCCGGACGGCGATATGCTCAGCCGGTTGCGGGTGGTGGGCAAACTCGATTTTGACGATGCGCACCCTTTTCTGACCCATTACCGCTTTTTACATCGGGCGGTGGGCGACGACGGGGAAATTCTGGCGAAACAGACGCTTCCCAGCCCGAACATGCTGATGTATCCGGCTATCCGCAACAACGACGTTTACCCGTCGCTGGACGCGTTTTGCGATGATCTGGTCGCGGTGTACCGCAAAGTGATCCAGGCGTTTTACCGCCAGGGATGCCGTTATCTCCAACTGGATGACCTGTTCTGGGCGCGCCTGTGCGACGGTCAGGTCATGGAGCGAGAAAACGCGGCCGGGTTTGAATTGCGCGATCTGCTGGAGCGTTGCACCCGTACTCTGAATCAGGCGCTGGCGCAACGCCCGCCAGACATGTTCATCAGCCTGCATATCTGCTGCCGGCGTTTTTCTCCCAACTGGGTGTATGGCTGCGGACATGAAGTGATGGGGTACGCGATGGCGAACCTGGCGGTGGACAGCCTGTTCATCGAATACGATGACCGACGCCCGGTCGGGCTGGAACCGTTGCGTCAGGTGAGTTGCCAGAAAGTGGTGCTGGGCGTGGTGGATGCCCGCAGCGCCGTGCTGGAAACGCTGGGTTCAGTGAAGATGGCGGTCAATACCGCCTCGTTGTATGTCCCGCTGCAGCAGTTGGCCATCAGCCCGAAGTGCGGCTTCGGGCACTGCGGCAAGGACGACATCACGGAAGAACAACAGTGGGCCAAACTGCGGCATATGGTGAATATTGCCCGCGAGGTCTGGACGCTGCCGGAGTAA
- a CDS encoding LysR family transcriptional regulator, with translation MHSNEIRYFLAVANTGSLSAASQQLFVAVSAISRQIHKLEERIGAPLFERHARGMVLTDAGQILENHVRKSMMDMEYAIAEIQGLKAVRRTFVRVACTDGMAFDLLPGLFARFRQDNPAVTFFLQVGTAIQVSEMVRNGECDVAFQFSLSPERGVEVMASYPAPVLLLMRPDHPLADKAIQLADLHGFPLVLPQQGTTIRQLFDLSCRMSGTFLEPALSCNNFSALYYFMQQTPDAVTACSHFSVLYRAREDGLLLKPVRSEPLTQRSLQVQMQAGKHRSAALSHFITFIIGELDREHARLAAEIGLEPITFR, from the coding sequence ATGCATAGCAATGAAATCCGGTATTTTCTGGCGGTCGCTAATACCGGCTCTCTGAGCGCCGCCAGCCAGCAGCTGTTTGTGGCGGTGTCGGCCATCAGCCGACAGATCCACAAACTGGAAGAACGCATCGGCGCCCCGCTGTTTGAACGTCACGCCCGGGGCATGGTGTTGACCGACGCCGGGCAAATTCTGGAAAACCACGTGCGTAAGAGCATGATGGACATGGAATACGCCATCGCCGAAATCCAGGGGCTGAAAGCGGTGCGGCGGACGTTTGTACGGGTTGCCTGTACTGACGGCATGGCGTTTGACCTGTTGCCGGGGCTGTTTGCCCGTTTCCGGCAGGACAACCCGGCCGTGACGTTTTTCCTGCAGGTTGGCACCGCGATACAGGTGTCGGAAATGGTGCGCAACGGCGAATGCGATGTGGCGTTTCAGTTCAGCCTGTCGCCGGAGCGCGGCGTTGAGGTGATGGCGTCTTACCCGGCGCCGGTGCTGCTGTTGATGCGGCCGGATCACCCGCTGGCGGACAAAGCTATTCAACTGGCGGACCTGCACGGGTTTCCGCTGGTGCTGCCGCAACAGGGCACCACCATCCGTCAACTGTTCGATCTTTCCTGCCGGATGAGCGGCACCTTTCTGGAGCCGGCGCTCAGCTGCAACAACTTCTCCGCGCTGTATTATTTCATGCAGCAGACGCCGGATGCCGTCACCGCCTGCAGCCATTTCTCGGTGCTGTACCGGGCGCGGGAGGACGGTTTGCTGCTCAAGCCGGTGCGTAGCGAACCGCTGACCCAGCGCAGCCTGCAGGTGCAGATGCAGGCGGGTAAGCATCGCTCTGCCGCGTTAAGCCATTTCATCACCTTTATCATCGGCGAGCTGGATCGTGAGCACGCGCGTCTGGCGGCGGAGATCGGGCTGGAACCGATAACGTTTCGTTAG
- a CDS encoding MFS transporter: MPRCRLSESAGRRRVTVCIGMTQLINWGAAFYLPGVFCAAIAADRGWSPTLAFSGATLALVVMGCLSPYAGWLLDRVGGRRVMTLGAASSAAGCLLMAASTGMADYFIAWVMLGVGMRLSLYEAAFATLVALYGGEARRAISLVTLFGGISSSLFWPLGMTLLNGLGWRWGVAIYGVIMLSGLLWLRALPQPASRLSPRTEEQAQTSPSAGTQVVLPAVLYALLMALFSFLSAGISAHLLAILTGFGVSASLGALWGVGQVCARVGDVLMGGRIPALKLSLFLGAGLPVCFLLALLGEQSLIAVVLFVTGYGAANGLSTLVKAALPLELFGRARYSSRIGLLLTPGFFFSAAAPSVYAALRISIGDRGVLMFSFGVACLITLTALLLYLTRQRVVQSVPLPDD, from the coding sequence ATGCCTCGTTGCCGCCTGTCTGAGTCCGCCGGGCGTCGCCGGGTCACCGTCTGCATTGGCATGACTCAGCTGATTAACTGGGGAGCGGCGTTCTACCTGCCCGGCGTGTTTTGCGCCGCCATCGCGGCGGATCGCGGCTGGAGCCCGACGCTGGCGTTTTCCGGCGCCACGCTGGCGCTGGTGGTGATGGGGTGCCTGTCGCCTTACGCCGGCTGGTTGCTCGACCGGGTGGGCGGCCGGCGCGTGATGACGCTGGGCGCGGCCAGCAGCGCCGCCGGTTGTCTGCTGATGGCCGCCAGCACCGGTATGGCGGACTATTTTATCGCCTGGGTCATGCTGGGCGTCGGGATGCGGCTGTCGCTGTATGAAGCGGCCTTCGCCACGCTGGTCGCGCTGTATGGCGGCGAGGCCCGGCGCGCCATTTCGTTGGTCACGTTGTTCGGCGGCATTTCATCGTCCCTGTTCTGGCCGTTGGGCATGACGTTGTTGAACGGATTGGGCTGGCGCTGGGGCGTGGCGATTTACGGCGTGATCATGTTATCGGGCCTGCTGTGGTTGCGGGCGTTGCCGCAACCGGCGTCGCGGTTGTCGCCCCGTACAGAGGAACAGGCCCAAACCTCGCCGAGCGCGGGAACGCAGGTCGTCCTTCCCGCAGTGCTGTATGCGTTGCTGATGGCGTTGTTTAGTTTTCTGTCCGCCGGTATTTCTGCGCACCTGCTGGCGATACTGACCGGATTTGGCGTATCGGCTTCACTGGGCGCGCTGTGGGGCGTGGGGCAGGTGTGCGCCCGGGTGGGCGATGTACTGATGGGAGGGCGTATTCCGGCGTTGAAACTGAGTCTGTTTCTGGGGGCGGGGTTGCCGGTTTGTTTTCTGCTGGCGTTGTTGGGAGAGCAATCGCTGATAGCCGTGGTGCTGTTTGTCACCGGATACGGTGCGGCGAATGGACTCAGTACGCTGGTGAAGGCGGCATTGCCGCTGGAATTGTTCGGCCGGGCGCGTTACTCCTCCCGGATCGGGCTGTTGCTGACGCCGGGGTTCTTTTTTTCCGCCGCGGCGCCGTCGGTCTATGCGGCACTCAGGATATCGATCGGCGATCGGGGCGTCCTGATGTTTTCTTTCGGCGTAGCCTGTCTGATCACCCTGACCGCGTTGTTGCTCTATCTGACGCGCCAGCGTGTGGTGCAATCGGTTCCGTTACCCGATGACTGA
- a CDS encoding M20 family metallopeptidase: MTTPQVIQQALAYFDSGRFQDVLARRVAIASESQRTDRDAALQQYLSEEIMPALQALGFELRQIDNPAAANRPFLVASRIEDAALPTVLCYGHGDVVFGDDEHWSEGLSPWQLVEQAGRWYGRGSADNKGQHSINIAALEQVFQARQGRLGFNCKWLFEMGEEISSPGLAEVCRQHAQDLQADLFIASDGPRLNAERPTLFLGSRGCVNFRLTIRARERDYHSGNWGGLLSNPGTQLANAIACLVNQHGQMQVAALKPPSLTPALRTILADIAPGGQATDPAIDPLWGEAGLSPSERLFGWNTLEVLSFLTGNPQRPMNAIPGHATAVCQLRFVVGTDWQQLAQHLRRHLDEHGFTMVEISDVRGTPATRLDPTDPLVNWTLDLMRQTSDKKPALLPNLGGSLPNEVFAEILGLPTLWIPHSYPACGQHAVDEHMLVSVAREGLQIMTRLFWELGEQGHAVLTQHRAHRAANPHC, encoded by the coding sequence ATGACAACACCACAGGTTATCCAACAGGCGCTGGCGTATTTCGACAGCGGCCGCTTCCAGGACGTGCTGGCGCGTCGCGTCGCTATCGCCAGCGAAAGCCAGCGCACCGACCGGGACGCGGCATTACAACAGTACCTCAGCGAGGAAATCATGCCGGCCCTGCAGGCACTGGGTTTCGAATTACGACAAATCGATAACCCGGCCGCGGCCAACCGCCCGTTTTTGGTAGCCTCTCGCATCGAAGACGCCGCATTGCCCACCGTATTGTGTTACGGCCACGGCGATGTGGTGTTCGGCGACGACGAGCACTGGAGCGAAGGGCTTTCCCCGTGGCAACTGGTGGAACAGGCAGGCCGCTGGTACGGTCGCGGCAGCGCCGACAACAAAGGCCAGCACTCGATCAATATTGCGGCGCTGGAGCAGGTGTTTCAGGCCCGTCAGGGACGGCTCGGTTTTAACTGCAAGTGGCTGTTCGAAATGGGCGAAGAGATCAGTTCGCCGGGCCTGGCCGAGGTGTGCCGCCAACATGCGCAGGATCTGCAAGCCGACCTGTTCATCGCCTCGGACGGCCCGCGCCTCAACGCCGAACGCCCGACGCTGTTCCTCGGCTCGCGCGGCTGCGTCAACTTCCGCCTGACCATTCGCGCCCGCGAGCGGGATTACCACTCCGGCAACTGGGGCGGGCTACTGAGCAACCCCGGCACTCAACTGGCCAACGCCATCGCCTGTCTGGTCAACCAACACGGACAAATGCAGGTGGCGGCGCTGAAACCGCCGAGCCTGACCCCGGCGCTGCGCACGATCCTGGCGGACATCGCGCCCGGCGGGCAGGCGACCGATCCGGCCATCGATCCACTGTGGGGCGAAGCGGGGCTGAGCCCGTCCGAGCGGCTGTTCGGCTGGAACACGCTGGAGGTGCTGTCATTCCTGACCGGCAACCCGCAACGGCCGATGAACGCCATTCCCGGTCACGCCACCGCGGTATGCCAGTTGCGTTTTGTCGTCGGCACCGACTGGCAGCAACTGGCGCAGCATCTGCGCCGTCACCTCGACGAACACGGCTTCACAATGGTGGAGATCAGCGACGTGCGCGGCACGCCGGCGACCCGTCTCGACCCAACCGACCCGTTGGTGAACTGGACGCTCGACCTGATGCGCCAGACCAGCGATAAAAAGCCGGCGCTGCTGCCCAACCTCGGCGGCTCGTTGCCCAACGAGGTGTTTGCCGAGATTCTCGGCCTGCCGACGCTGTGGATCCCGCACTCGTACCCGGCCTGCGGCCAGCACGCCGTGGATGAGCACATGCTGGTCAGCGTTGCCCGCGAAGGCTTGCAGATCATGACCCGTCTGTTCTGGGAACTGGGGGAACAGGGCCACGCCGTTCTGACGCAACATCGCGCACACCGCGCCGCCAACCCACACTGCTGA
- a CDS encoding HAD family hydrolase has protein sequence MDLALFDLDETLICADSTGLWLRWLESQGFAGKELLQQEQRLMQSYYQGTLAIEDYMYLSLSPLIGLSAETVSAWVDRFIRRDILPRLYPAARERMDWHRQRGDTLIVISASGEHLVQPIADHLGANHALAIGVTLEDGRFTGDIHGVPTYQHGKVIRIREWLAQRDSESFVQLHGYSDSLNDRAMLEFVDQAYAINPAPELAALAQEKGWRICRWQR, from the coding sequence ATGGATTTAGCCCTGTTTGATCTGGACGAAACCCTGATCTGCGCTGACAGCACCGGTTTGTGGCTGCGCTGGCTGGAGTCGCAGGGATTTGCCGGCAAGGAACTGTTACAGCAGGAACAGCGCCTGATGCAGAGTTACTATCAGGGCACGCTGGCGATCGAAGATTACATGTATCTTTCGCTGTCGCCGCTGATTGGACTGAGCGCCGAAACGGTTTCCGCCTGGGTGGACCGCTTTATCCGGCGCGACATCCTGCCCCGGCTTTACCCGGCGGCGCGCGAGCGGATGGACTGGCACCGCCAGCGCGGCGATACCCTGATCGTTATTTCCGCCAGCGGCGAGCATCTGGTGCAACCGATCGCCGATCATCTGGGAGCCAATCATGCGCTGGCGATCGGCGTCACGCTGGAAGACGGGCGTTTCACCGGCGACATCCACGGCGTGCCGACGTATCAGCACGGTAAAGTGATCCGCATCCGCGAATGGCTGGCCCAGCGCGATAGCGAATCGTTCGTCCAGTTGCACGGCTACAGCGATTCGCTCAACGACCGGGCGATGCTGGAATTCGTCGATCAGGCTTACGCCATCAACCCGGCGCCCGAACTGGCGGCGCTGGCGCAGGAGAAAGGCTGGCGCATCTGCCGCTGGCAACGCTAG
- a CDS encoding LysR family transcriptional regulator has protein sequence MARLNLELLETFITVMREGSFSAAANRLNLSQPAVSQQFRQLEHYFGARLAERSGKNLRPTPAGDTLLIKAEQIRQLVGETRQAIAEYTEDVMGHVILGTGATACIHLMPPLLRQLRQDYPRLTVGVRTGNTRDIIQAVIDNRIDVGLVTLPIPSANVAVTPVMEDELVAISNDPTFPESISPAFLHTRPLILFERGSSTRTLIDRWFNDAGTQPQPVMELGSIEALKEMVLAGLGCSIVPKLSVGSDVLASAFHIRPLSPTLNRTLAIVMRQDKPLNKALRLVLERLKKGKT, from the coding sequence ATGGCCAGGTTGAATCTGGAACTGCTGGAAACCTTTATCACGGTGATGCGGGAGGGCAGCTTTTCCGCGGCGGCCAACCGGCTCAATCTGAGTCAGCCTGCGGTCAGCCAGCAATTCCGCCAGTTGGAGCACTATTTTGGTGCGCGGCTGGCCGAGCGCAGTGGTAAAAACCTGCGGCCAACGCCGGCGGGCGATACGTTGTTAATCAAAGCGGAACAGATTCGCCAACTGGTGGGCGAAACCCGTCAGGCCATCGCCGAATATACCGAAGATGTCATGGGGCATGTGATTCTGGGCACCGGCGCCACGGCCTGTATTCACCTGATGCCGCCGTTACTGCGCCAGTTGCGACAGGACTATCCCCGGCTAACGGTGGGCGTGCGCACCGGCAACACCCGCGACATCATTCAGGCGGTGATCGACAACCGTATCGATGTTGGGCTGGTGACCCTACCCATCCCCAGCGCCAACGTCGCGGTTACACCGGTGATGGAAGACGAACTGGTTGCCATCAGCAACGATCCCACATTCCCCGAAAGCATCTCGCCGGCGTTTCTGCACACCCGACCGCTTATTCTATTCGAGCGCGGTAGCAGCACGCGCACGTTGATCGACCGCTGGTTCAACGACGCAGGCACACAGCCGCAGCCGGTAATGGAGCTGGGTAGTATCGAAGCACTGAAAGAAATGGTGTTGGCCGGGCTGGGATGCAGCATCGTACCTAAACTGTCGGTGGGCTCTGACGTGCTGGCGTCAGCGTTTCACATCCGGCCGCTGAGTCCGACGCTGAACCGAACACTGGCTATTGTTATGCGACAGGATAAACCACTGAATAAGGCGCTGCGCCTGGTGCTGGAAAGGCTGAAAAAAGGGAAAACATAA